In a single window of the Mustela nigripes isolate SB6536 chromosome 17, MUSNIG.SB6536, whole genome shotgun sequence genome:
- the CD22 gene encoding B-cell receptor CD22 isoform X3: protein MHLLGPSLLLLANILEYLAFSDSSKWRVEHPHTLYSWEGACVWIPCTYTVYSGRKDELEELIVYRNYKYDEATKSFEGLILYNDTKPWKGPDPLERVQFLGDQRSNCTIHINPVLEEDDGWLGLRMIKKNSKWMERIDLNVSKTPLPLQIQLPPEIQEFREATLTCLLNFSCPGYNIQLQWSLEGDPGGSLKERAITLTSLTTKTISTQSKLTFQPRWTQHGKNLTCQLWDRKAEQMLSKATVLLDVKHAPKEVTTVIENPMRIQEGDTVTLSCNYSSSNPGVTQYVWNFQGSQMKQPHEVLIIQKVAWNTRPITCAACNQWCSWAPIVNLDVQYAPKDVRVQQIIPSSEIRSGNRVRLECNFSSSRPRDVRFFWKKNGIFLKEGKELSFDSVSPEDAGNYNCFVNNSIGQTMSEARTLQVLYAPRMLHVAISPKDQVMEGKKAILTCESDANPPVLQYTWFDWKNQNLHHYDQMLRLDPVKIQHSGAYRCEATNQLGRVQSPPSTLTVYYSPETIGRRVAVGVGFCLATLLLAFWGVKLQRSWKRIRSQQGLQESSSGQSFFVRKQKVRRAPLSEEPNSLGCYNPVMEDAVSYAALRFPVGDNDTPRTGGSGSSKQEEFMQKSSSAAIHPPSFRDARTLETEGPSPNTDDTVTYSVLKKCRVGDYENVLPNSPEDEGIHYSELVHLGVGERPQAQEAVEYVTLKH, encoded by the exons ATGCATCTCCTCGGCCCCTCACTCCTGCTCCTTG ctAATATTCTAGAATACTTGGCCTTCTCTGACTCATCTAAATGGAGGGTTGAGCACCCCCACACTCTCTACAGCTGGGAGGGGGCCTGCGTCTGGATTCCCTGTACCTACACAGTTTACTCTGGGAGGAAGGATGAGCTGGAAGAACTGATCGTGTACAGAAACTATAAATATGATGAAGCCACCAAGAGCTTCGAGGGGCTTATTCTGTATAACGACACAAAGCCTTGGAAGGGTCCTGATCCCCTGGAGAGGGTTCAGTTCCTGGGAGACCAAAGATCCAACTGCACCATACACATCAACCCTGTACTGGAAGAAGATGATGGCTGGCTGGGGCTGAGGATGATAAAGAAGAATTCCAAATGGATGGAGAGAATAGACCTCAATGTCTCTA AGACCCCGCTTCCACTTCAAATTCAGCTCCCTCCAGAAATCCAGGAGTTCCGGGAAGCCACTCTGACCTGCTTGCTGAATTTCTCCTGCCCTGGGTACAATATCCAGCTGCAGTGGTCCCTGGAAGGGGATCCTGGAGGGTCCCTGAAGGAGCGTGCCATCACCTTGACCTCCCTGACTACCAAGACTATCTCCACCCAGAGCAAGCTCACCTTCCAGCCGCGGTGGACGCAACATGGCAAGAATCTGACGTGCCAGCTCTGGGACCGCAAAGCAGAGCAGATGCTCTCCAAAGCAACGGTGTTGCTAGATGTGAAGC ATGCTCCCAAAGAGGTAACCACGGTGATTGAAAACCCCATGCGGATTCAAGAAGGAGATACTGTGACCCTGTCCTGTAACTACAGCTCCAGCAATCCCGGAGTTACCCAATATGTATGGAACTTCCAAGGCTCTCAGATGAAACAACCACATGAGGTGCTGATAATTCAAAAAGTTGCCTGGAACACCAGGCCAATCACCTGTGCAGCCTGTAACCAGTGGTGTTCGTGGGCTCCCATTGTCAACCTGGATGTCCAGT ATGCCCCCAAGGATGTCAGGGTCCAGCAGATCATCCCCTCTTCTGAGATTCGCTCTGGGAACCGAGTCCGCCTTGAATGTAACTTCTCAAGTAGCCGCCCCAGAGACGTCCGCttcttctggaagaaaaatggaatctttctgaaggaaggaaaagaactgAGCTTTGACTCCGTCTCTCCAGAAGATGCTGGCAATTACAATTGCTTTGTCAACAATTCCATAGGTCAGACCATGTCTGAGGCCAGGACGCTCCAAGTGCTAT ATGCACCAAGGATGCTGCATGTGGCCATCAGCCCGAAGGACCAAGTGATGGAGGGGAAGAAGGCCATCCTGACGTGTGAGAGTGATGCCAACCCTCCTGTCCTCCAGTACACCTGGTTTGACTGGAAGAACCAAAACCTCCACCATTACGATCAGATGCTGAGATTGGATCCTGTGAAGATCCAGCACTCGGGCGCCTACCGGTGCGAGGCCACCAATCAGCTGGGCAGGGTCCAGTCGCCCCCCAGCACCCTCACTGTCTACT ACAGCCCAGAAACCATCGGCAGGCGAGTGGCTGTGGGAGTGGGGTTCTGCCTGGCCACCCTCCTCCTGGCGTTCTGGGGAGTCAAGCTTCAGCGAAG CTGGAAGAGGATACGGAGCCAGCAGGGGCTCCAGGAAAGTTCCAGTGGCCAGAGCTTCTTTGTGAGGAAGCAAAag GTTAGAAGGGCCCCACTCTCCGAAGAGCCCAACTCCCTGGGGTGCTACAATCCTGTGATGGAAGATGCCGTCAGTTATGCTGCCTTGCGCTTTCCTGTCGGCGACAATGACACACCAAGAACTGG GGGCTCGGGGAGTTCGAAACAGGAAGAGTTCATGCAAAAGTCTTCATCTGCGGCCATCCACCCACCCTCCTTCAGAGATGCAAGGACCCTGGAGACAGAGGGACCTTCTCCAAACACGGATGACACCGTCACTTACTCTGTCTTGAAGAAGTGTCGAGTG GGCGACTATGAGAACGTGCTTCCAAACAGTCCAGAAGATGAGGGGATACACTACTCGGAGCTGGTTcatcttggggtgggggagcggcCTCAGGCCCAGGAAGCCGTGGAATACGTGACCCTCAAGCACTGA
- the CD22 gene encoding B-cell receptor CD22 isoform X1, translating to MHLLGPSLLLLANILEYLAFSDSSKWRVEHPHTLYSWEGACVWIPCTYTVYSGRKDELEELIVYRNYKYDEATKSFEGLILYNDTKPWKGPDPLERVQFLGDQRSNCTIHINPVLEEDDGWLGLRMIKKNSKWMERIDLNVSKTPLPLQIQLPPEIQEFREATLTCLLNFSCPGYNIQLQWSLEGDPGGSLKERAITLTSLTTKTISTQSKLTFQPRWTQHGKNLTCQLWDRKAEQMLSKATVLLDVKHVPKLKIEGSPKEVNVTEGESVTVTCQVISSNPEVRNIAWLKDGTRLREQKTSTLTLFSVTKKMSGKYQCEAFNDVGSGRSDAVVLQVYYAPEPSRVEIFSSTAKEGDQVVMTCMSLANPPPTNYTWYYNGVAVPGRTSKIFQIPAVLLSQAGKYSCMAENRLGSSQIGQETELDVQYAPKEVTTVIENPMRIQEGDTVTLSCNYSSSNPGVTQYVWNFQGSQMKQPHEVLIIQKVAWNTRPITCAACNQWCSWAPIVNLDVQYAPKDVRVQQIIPSSEIRSGNRVRLECNFSSSRPRDVRFFWKKNGIFLKEGKELSFDSVSPEDAGNYNCFVNNSIGQTMSEARTLQVLYAPRMLHVAISPKDQVMEGKKAILTCESDANPPVLQYTWFDWKNQNLHHYDQMLRLDPVKIQHSGAYRCEATNQLGRVQSPPSTLTVYYSPETIGRRVAVGVGFCLATLLLAFWGVKLQRSWKRIRSQQGLQESSSGQSFFVRKQKVRRAPLSEEPNSLGCYNPVMEDAVSYAALRFPVGDNDTPRTGGSGSSKQEEFMQKSSSAAIHPPSFRDARTLETEGPSPNTDDTVTYSVLKKCRVGDYENVLPNSPEDEGIHYSELVHLGVGERPQAQEAVEYVTLKH from the exons ATGCATCTCCTCGGCCCCTCACTCCTGCTCCTTG ctAATATTCTAGAATACTTGGCCTTCTCTGACTCATCTAAATGGAGGGTTGAGCACCCCCACACTCTCTACAGCTGGGAGGGGGCCTGCGTCTGGATTCCCTGTACCTACACAGTTTACTCTGGGAGGAAGGATGAGCTGGAAGAACTGATCGTGTACAGAAACTATAAATATGATGAAGCCACCAAGAGCTTCGAGGGGCTTATTCTGTATAACGACACAAAGCCTTGGAAGGGTCCTGATCCCCTGGAGAGGGTTCAGTTCCTGGGAGACCAAAGATCCAACTGCACCATACACATCAACCCTGTACTGGAAGAAGATGATGGCTGGCTGGGGCTGAGGATGATAAAGAAGAATTCCAAATGGATGGAGAGAATAGACCTCAATGTCTCTA AGACCCCGCTTCCACTTCAAATTCAGCTCCCTCCAGAAATCCAGGAGTTCCGGGAAGCCACTCTGACCTGCTTGCTGAATTTCTCCTGCCCTGGGTACAATATCCAGCTGCAGTGGTCCCTGGAAGGGGATCCTGGAGGGTCCCTGAAGGAGCGTGCCATCACCTTGACCTCCCTGACTACCAAGACTATCTCCACCCAGAGCAAGCTCACCTTCCAGCCGCGGTGGACGCAACATGGCAAGAATCTGACGTGCCAGCTCTGGGACCGCAAAGCAGAGCAGATGCTCTCCAAAGCAACGGTGTTGCTAGATGTGAAGC atGTCCCAAAGTTGAAGATTGAGGGCAGTCCCAAAGAAGTCAATGTAACAGAGGGAGAGTCTGTGACCGTGACGTGCCAGGTCATTAGCAGCAACCCAGAGGTCCGGAACATAGCCTGGCTCAAAGACGGCACCCGGCTGAGGGAGCAGAAGACATCCACGCTAACTCTGTTCTCTGTGACCAAGAAGATGAGTGGAAAGTACCAGTGTGAGGCCTTCAATGACGTAGGCTCAGGACGGTCGGATGCAGTGGTCCTCCAAGTGTATT ATGCTCCAGAACCTTCCAGGGTTGAGATCTTCTCCTCGACAGCTAAGGAGGGGGATCAAGTAGTGATGACTTGTATGTCACTGGCCAATCCTCCTCCAACCAATTACACCTGGTATTACAACGGGGTGGCAGTGCCGGGAAGGACAAGCAAGATCTTCCAGATCCCAGCGGTTCTCCTCAGCCAAGCTGGGAAATACTCATGCATGGCAGAAAACAGACTTGGTTCTAGTCAAATTGGCCAGGAGACTGAGTTAGACGTCCAGT ATGCTCCCAAAGAGGTAACCACGGTGATTGAAAACCCCATGCGGATTCAAGAAGGAGATACTGTGACCCTGTCCTGTAACTACAGCTCCAGCAATCCCGGAGTTACCCAATATGTATGGAACTTCCAAGGCTCTCAGATGAAACAACCACATGAGGTGCTGATAATTCAAAAAGTTGCCTGGAACACCAGGCCAATCACCTGTGCAGCCTGTAACCAGTGGTGTTCGTGGGCTCCCATTGTCAACCTGGATGTCCAGT ATGCCCCCAAGGATGTCAGGGTCCAGCAGATCATCCCCTCTTCTGAGATTCGCTCTGGGAACCGAGTCCGCCTTGAATGTAACTTCTCAAGTAGCCGCCCCAGAGACGTCCGCttcttctggaagaaaaatggaatctttctgaaggaaggaaaagaactgAGCTTTGACTCCGTCTCTCCAGAAGATGCTGGCAATTACAATTGCTTTGTCAACAATTCCATAGGTCAGACCATGTCTGAGGCCAGGACGCTCCAAGTGCTAT ATGCACCAAGGATGCTGCATGTGGCCATCAGCCCGAAGGACCAAGTGATGGAGGGGAAGAAGGCCATCCTGACGTGTGAGAGTGATGCCAACCCTCCTGTCCTCCAGTACACCTGGTTTGACTGGAAGAACCAAAACCTCCACCATTACGATCAGATGCTGAGATTGGATCCTGTGAAGATCCAGCACTCGGGCGCCTACCGGTGCGAGGCCACCAATCAGCTGGGCAGGGTCCAGTCGCCCCCCAGCACCCTCACTGTCTACT ACAGCCCAGAAACCATCGGCAGGCGAGTGGCTGTGGGAGTGGGGTTCTGCCTGGCCACCCTCCTCCTGGCGTTCTGGGGAGTCAAGCTTCAGCGAAG CTGGAAGAGGATACGGAGCCAGCAGGGGCTCCAGGAAAGTTCCAGTGGCCAGAGCTTCTTTGTGAGGAAGCAAAag GTTAGAAGGGCCCCACTCTCCGAAGAGCCCAACTCCCTGGGGTGCTACAATCCTGTGATGGAAGATGCCGTCAGTTATGCTGCCTTGCGCTTTCCTGTCGGCGACAATGACACACCAAGAACTGG GGGCTCGGGGAGTTCGAAACAGGAAGAGTTCATGCAAAAGTCTTCATCTGCGGCCATCCACCCACCCTCCTTCAGAGATGCAAGGACCCTGGAGACAGAGGGACCTTCTCCAAACACGGATGACACCGTCACTTACTCTGTCTTGAAGAAGTGTCGAGTG GGCGACTATGAGAACGTGCTTCCAAACAGTCCAGAAGATGAGGGGATACACTACTCGGAGCTGGTTcatcttggggtgggggagcggcCTCAGGCCCAGGAAGCCGTGGAATACGTGACCCTCAAGCACTGA
- the CD22 gene encoding B-cell receptor CD22 isoform X4, with protein MHLLGPSLLLLANILEYLAFSDSSKWRVEHPHTLYSWEGACVWIPCTYTVYSGRKDELEELIVYRNYKYDEATKSFEGLILYNDTKPWKGPDPLERVQFLGDQRSNCTIHINPVLEEDDGWLGLRMIKKNSKWMERIDLNVSKTPLPLQIQLPPEIQEFREATLTCLLNFSCPGYNIQLQWSLEGDPGGSLKERAITLTSLTTKTISTQSKLTFQPRWTQHGKNLTCQLWDRKAEQMLSKATVLLDVKHAPKEVTTVIENPMRIQEGDTVTLSCNYSSSNPGVTQYVWNFQGSQMKQPHEVLIIQKVAWNTRPITCAACNQWCSWAPIVNLDVQYAPKDVRVQQIIPSSEIRSGNRVRLECNFSSSRPRDVRFFWKKNGIFLKEGKELSFDSVSPEDAGNYNCFVNNSIGQTMSEARTLQVLYAPRMLHVAISPKDQVMEGKKAILTCESDANPPVLQYTWFDWKNQNLHHYDQMLRLDPVKIQHSGAYRCEATNQLGRVQSPPSTLTVYYSPETIGRRVAVGVGFCLATLLLAFWGVKLQRSWKRIRSQQGLQESSSGQSFFVRKQKVRRAPLSEEPNSLGCYNPVMEDAVSYAALRFPVGDNDTPRTGDARTLETEGPSPNTDDTVTYSVLKKCRVGDYENVLPNSPEDEGIHYSELVHLGVGERPQAQEAVEYVTLKH; from the exons ATGCATCTCCTCGGCCCCTCACTCCTGCTCCTTG ctAATATTCTAGAATACTTGGCCTTCTCTGACTCATCTAAATGGAGGGTTGAGCACCCCCACACTCTCTACAGCTGGGAGGGGGCCTGCGTCTGGATTCCCTGTACCTACACAGTTTACTCTGGGAGGAAGGATGAGCTGGAAGAACTGATCGTGTACAGAAACTATAAATATGATGAAGCCACCAAGAGCTTCGAGGGGCTTATTCTGTATAACGACACAAAGCCTTGGAAGGGTCCTGATCCCCTGGAGAGGGTTCAGTTCCTGGGAGACCAAAGATCCAACTGCACCATACACATCAACCCTGTACTGGAAGAAGATGATGGCTGGCTGGGGCTGAGGATGATAAAGAAGAATTCCAAATGGATGGAGAGAATAGACCTCAATGTCTCTA AGACCCCGCTTCCACTTCAAATTCAGCTCCCTCCAGAAATCCAGGAGTTCCGGGAAGCCACTCTGACCTGCTTGCTGAATTTCTCCTGCCCTGGGTACAATATCCAGCTGCAGTGGTCCCTGGAAGGGGATCCTGGAGGGTCCCTGAAGGAGCGTGCCATCACCTTGACCTCCCTGACTACCAAGACTATCTCCACCCAGAGCAAGCTCACCTTCCAGCCGCGGTGGACGCAACATGGCAAGAATCTGACGTGCCAGCTCTGGGACCGCAAAGCAGAGCAGATGCTCTCCAAAGCAACGGTGTTGCTAGATGTGAAGC ATGCTCCCAAAGAGGTAACCACGGTGATTGAAAACCCCATGCGGATTCAAGAAGGAGATACTGTGACCCTGTCCTGTAACTACAGCTCCAGCAATCCCGGAGTTACCCAATATGTATGGAACTTCCAAGGCTCTCAGATGAAACAACCACATGAGGTGCTGATAATTCAAAAAGTTGCCTGGAACACCAGGCCAATCACCTGTGCAGCCTGTAACCAGTGGTGTTCGTGGGCTCCCATTGTCAACCTGGATGTCCAGT ATGCCCCCAAGGATGTCAGGGTCCAGCAGATCATCCCCTCTTCTGAGATTCGCTCTGGGAACCGAGTCCGCCTTGAATGTAACTTCTCAAGTAGCCGCCCCAGAGACGTCCGCttcttctggaagaaaaatggaatctttctgaaggaaggaaaagaactgAGCTTTGACTCCGTCTCTCCAGAAGATGCTGGCAATTACAATTGCTTTGTCAACAATTCCATAGGTCAGACCATGTCTGAGGCCAGGACGCTCCAAGTGCTAT ATGCACCAAGGATGCTGCATGTGGCCATCAGCCCGAAGGACCAAGTGATGGAGGGGAAGAAGGCCATCCTGACGTGTGAGAGTGATGCCAACCCTCCTGTCCTCCAGTACACCTGGTTTGACTGGAAGAACCAAAACCTCCACCATTACGATCAGATGCTGAGATTGGATCCTGTGAAGATCCAGCACTCGGGCGCCTACCGGTGCGAGGCCACCAATCAGCTGGGCAGGGTCCAGTCGCCCCCCAGCACCCTCACTGTCTACT ACAGCCCAGAAACCATCGGCAGGCGAGTGGCTGTGGGAGTGGGGTTCTGCCTGGCCACCCTCCTCCTGGCGTTCTGGGGAGTCAAGCTTCAGCGAAG CTGGAAGAGGATACGGAGCCAGCAGGGGCTCCAGGAAAGTTCCAGTGGCCAGAGCTTCTTTGTGAGGAAGCAAAag GTTAGAAGGGCCCCACTCTCCGAAGAGCCCAACTCCCTGGGGTGCTACAATCCTGTGATGGAAGATGCCGTCAGTTATGCTGCCTTGCGCTTTCCTGTCGGCGACAATGACACACCAAGAACTGG AGATGCAAGGACCCTGGAGACAGAGGGACCTTCTCCAAACACGGATGACACCGTCACTTACTCTGTCTTGAAGAAGTGTCGAGTG GGCGACTATGAGAACGTGCTTCCAAACAGTCCAGAAGATGAGGGGATACACTACTCGGAGCTGGTTcatcttggggtgggggagcggcCTCAGGCCCAGGAAGCCGTGGAATACGTGACCCTCAAGCACTGA
- the CD22 gene encoding B-cell receptor CD22 isoform X2, with the protein MHLLGPSLLLLANILEYLAFSDSSKWRVEHPHTLYSWEGACVWIPCTYTVYSGRKDELEELIVYRNYKYDEATKSFEGLILYNDTKPWKGPDPLERVQFLGDQRSNCTIHINPVLEEDDGWLGLRMIKKNSKWMERIDLNVSKTPLPLQIQLPPEIQEFREATLTCLLNFSCPGYNIQLQWSLEGDPGGSLKERAITLTSLTTKTISTQSKLTFQPRWTQHGKNLTCQLWDRKAEQMLSKATVLLDVKHVPKLKIEGSPKEVNVTEGESVTVTCQVISSNPEVRNIAWLKDGTRLREQKTSTLTLFSVTKKMSGKYQCEAFNDVGSGRSDAVVLQVYYAPEPSRVEIFSSTAKEGDQVVMTCMSLANPPPTNYTWYYNGVAVPGRTSKIFQIPAVLLSQAGKYSCMAENRLGSSQIGQETELDVQYAPKEVTTVIENPMRIQEGDTVTLSCNYSSSNPGVTQYVWNFQGSQMKQPHEVLIIQKVAWNTRPITCAACNQWCSWAPIVNLDVQYAPKDVRVQQIIPSSEIRSGNRVRLECNFSSSRPRDVRFFWKKNGIFLKEGKELSFDSVSPEDAGNYNCFVNNSIGQTMSEARTLQVLYAPRMLHVAISPKDQVMEGKKAILTCESDANPPVLQYTWFDWKNQNLHHYDQMLRLDPVKIQHSGAYRCEATNQLGRVQSPPSTLTVYYSPETIGRRVAVGVGFCLATLLLAFWGVKLQRSWKRIRSQQGLQESSSGQSFFVRKQKVRRAPLSEEPNSLGCYNPVMEDAVSYAALRFPVGDNDTPRTGDARTLETEGPSPNTDDTVTYSVLKKCRVGDYENVLPNSPEDEGIHYSELVHLGVGERPQAQEAVEYVTLKH; encoded by the exons ATGCATCTCCTCGGCCCCTCACTCCTGCTCCTTG ctAATATTCTAGAATACTTGGCCTTCTCTGACTCATCTAAATGGAGGGTTGAGCACCCCCACACTCTCTACAGCTGGGAGGGGGCCTGCGTCTGGATTCCCTGTACCTACACAGTTTACTCTGGGAGGAAGGATGAGCTGGAAGAACTGATCGTGTACAGAAACTATAAATATGATGAAGCCACCAAGAGCTTCGAGGGGCTTATTCTGTATAACGACACAAAGCCTTGGAAGGGTCCTGATCCCCTGGAGAGGGTTCAGTTCCTGGGAGACCAAAGATCCAACTGCACCATACACATCAACCCTGTACTGGAAGAAGATGATGGCTGGCTGGGGCTGAGGATGATAAAGAAGAATTCCAAATGGATGGAGAGAATAGACCTCAATGTCTCTA AGACCCCGCTTCCACTTCAAATTCAGCTCCCTCCAGAAATCCAGGAGTTCCGGGAAGCCACTCTGACCTGCTTGCTGAATTTCTCCTGCCCTGGGTACAATATCCAGCTGCAGTGGTCCCTGGAAGGGGATCCTGGAGGGTCCCTGAAGGAGCGTGCCATCACCTTGACCTCCCTGACTACCAAGACTATCTCCACCCAGAGCAAGCTCACCTTCCAGCCGCGGTGGACGCAACATGGCAAGAATCTGACGTGCCAGCTCTGGGACCGCAAAGCAGAGCAGATGCTCTCCAAAGCAACGGTGTTGCTAGATGTGAAGC atGTCCCAAAGTTGAAGATTGAGGGCAGTCCCAAAGAAGTCAATGTAACAGAGGGAGAGTCTGTGACCGTGACGTGCCAGGTCATTAGCAGCAACCCAGAGGTCCGGAACATAGCCTGGCTCAAAGACGGCACCCGGCTGAGGGAGCAGAAGACATCCACGCTAACTCTGTTCTCTGTGACCAAGAAGATGAGTGGAAAGTACCAGTGTGAGGCCTTCAATGACGTAGGCTCAGGACGGTCGGATGCAGTGGTCCTCCAAGTGTATT ATGCTCCAGAACCTTCCAGGGTTGAGATCTTCTCCTCGACAGCTAAGGAGGGGGATCAAGTAGTGATGACTTGTATGTCACTGGCCAATCCTCCTCCAACCAATTACACCTGGTATTACAACGGGGTGGCAGTGCCGGGAAGGACAAGCAAGATCTTCCAGATCCCAGCGGTTCTCCTCAGCCAAGCTGGGAAATACTCATGCATGGCAGAAAACAGACTTGGTTCTAGTCAAATTGGCCAGGAGACTGAGTTAGACGTCCAGT ATGCTCCCAAAGAGGTAACCACGGTGATTGAAAACCCCATGCGGATTCAAGAAGGAGATACTGTGACCCTGTCCTGTAACTACAGCTCCAGCAATCCCGGAGTTACCCAATATGTATGGAACTTCCAAGGCTCTCAGATGAAACAACCACATGAGGTGCTGATAATTCAAAAAGTTGCCTGGAACACCAGGCCAATCACCTGTGCAGCCTGTAACCAGTGGTGTTCGTGGGCTCCCATTGTCAACCTGGATGTCCAGT ATGCCCCCAAGGATGTCAGGGTCCAGCAGATCATCCCCTCTTCTGAGATTCGCTCTGGGAACCGAGTCCGCCTTGAATGTAACTTCTCAAGTAGCCGCCCCAGAGACGTCCGCttcttctggaagaaaaatggaatctttctgaaggaaggaaaagaactgAGCTTTGACTCCGTCTCTCCAGAAGATGCTGGCAATTACAATTGCTTTGTCAACAATTCCATAGGTCAGACCATGTCTGAGGCCAGGACGCTCCAAGTGCTAT ATGCACCAAGGATGCTGCATGTGGCCATCAGCCCGAAGGACCAAGTGATGGAGGGGAAGAAGGCCATCCTGACGTGTGAGAGTGATGCCAACCCTCCTGTCCTCCAGTACACCTGGTTTGACTGGAAGAACCAAAACCTCCACCATTACGATCAGATGCTGAGATTGGATCCTGTGAAGATCCAGCACTCGGGCGCCTACCGGTGCGAGGCCACCAATCAGCTGGGCAGGGTCCAGTCGCCCCCCAGCACCCTCACTGTCTACT ACAGCCCAGAAACCATCGGCAGGCGAGTGGCTGTGGGAGTGGGGTTCTGCCTGGCCACCCTCCTCCTGGCGTTCTGGGGAGTCAAGCTTCAGCGAAG CTGGAAGAGGATACGGAGCCAGCAGGGGCTCCAGGAAAGTTCCAGTGGCCAGAGCTTCTTTGTGAGGAAGCAAAag GTTAGAAGGGCCCCACTCTCCGAAGAGCCCAACTCCCTGGGGTGCTACAATCCTGTGATGGAAGATGCCGTCAGTTATGCTGCCTTGCGCTTTCCTGTCGGCGACAATGACACACCAAGAACTGG AGATGCAAGGACCCTGGAGACAGAGGGACCTTCTCCAAACACGGATGACACCGTCACTTACTCTGTCTTGAAGAAGTGTCGAGTG GGCGACTATGAGAACGTGCTTCCAAACAGTCCAGAAGATGAGGGGATACACTACTCGGAGCTGGTTcatcttggggtgggggagcggcCTCAGGCCCAGGAAGCCGTGGAATACGTGACCCTCAAGCACTGA